A stretch of DNA from Thermodesulfobacteriota bacterium:
CGTCCGCCCCCCCGGCGAGGCGCCGGGCCGCGGCCGTCTTCTACGCGCCGGCCGCCGAGCCGCAACGGTTGGCCAGCCCCGGTATGGCTGCAGCCCGGATCGTGGAGGATCCGGCCATCCCGGCCAAGGACTGCCCGGAGTGTGGCCGCAGCATGATCCTCAAGGAGGACCGCTTCGGCCGCTTCTGGTCCTGCAGCGGCTTTCCGGCCTGCCGCCATTCCCAGTCCTTCGAGAAGGCGAAAGAACAGGAGGTGCCGTGCCCGTTGTGCGGCACCGGTCAGATCCTCCGCAAGCGCACCCCGGCCGGCCGCACCTTCTTTGTCTGCTCCCAGAGCAGCTGCGACCTCATGGCCTGGTCG
This window harbors:
- a CDS encoding type I DNA topoisomerase → SAPPARRRAAAVFYAPAAEPQRLASPGMAAARIVEDPAIPAKDCPECGRSMILKEDRFGRFWSCSGFPACRHSQSFEKAKEQEVPCPLCGTGQILRKRTPAGRTFFVCSQSSCDLMAWSRPHGEPCQLCGSPYLVEKATVDGRVVLRCPRAGCRYQQPLPGEDGLDLVTGAGLAPGSADAAAPAKVRRLVRRVSGSGGGGKKRRVVVRRKS